CACTCAATCCAACGATGACTCCTTTTCTACGAAATACAACGTTCATCTGCTCCACTATAAACTTTGAAAGTGTCTCTAATTGTTGCGCAGGATCAATTTTTAAAACATCAAGGTTGAAAATCATCGGAAACCTCCTGGCTGAATTTTGAAGGTATGCTTATGAGGTTAAAAGATTATGGCAGAAATCATAAAAGACGTAAAGAATATATTCATTAAAGCGGATTTTTATAGTGGTTGTCAAAAAAACGTTCCGCTATCGAATCGTTTTTTTCTACAACCACTTATACCGCAATTCTATATTTCGGAACATATTTATGGCAAGCGGTTTAATCACTGGATTGGAAGTAAGAAAGGTAAAGCATGATGGCTGTGTCGGAACTTCCCATATCAAATATTTCCTTTCACCGATCAATATTGTTTCCTTCTTTTTGCTAAAGCGTGAAACCTAAAAAAGCAGGTTAAAAATCCCACCCGTATCCAATATTGTCAAAATATTGACTACCAATGCTTTTAATCCGGCGAGACCGACACCAACGTTGAACGATATAACTAATTGATTTCAAAATATTTAAATTTGTTTGGGCCTATTGAAATCTTCGTTGGCATAAAAATTGCGATTCTACAAAAAACAATAAAGACAAATTTTTTTCAACAATATCGTTTTTTGTCTAAAGTTTTTTTTTGACTTCCCGATAGGCTTATTAGAGGTCAACCATGATAGCAGAAGAAAAAACTATGTCTGTGCCTCAAGCAGCGTCCCTTTGCGGGGTTACACGAACAACGGTAAATCATTGGATAAAAACTAAAAAGCTGCATGCAGACAGATCAGGGAGAAACTACTCGGTTCCGGTCAAGGACTTGTTCCTTTTCCTCAAATCAACCGAAAGGACGATTCCTTTTGAGCTGGAAAGTGACCATTGGGTCCCGGTGTTTAAAACCTATCGACGATGCTGGGACTATTGGAAGGGCACAGGTCATGGCGATGGATGCAATGACTGTGTGGTCTTGAAGAATCAATTGAAAGTCTGTTTCACCGCAAAAAATAGCATCAGAGTACATTGCTCTACCAGTTGTAATGAATGTTCTTATTATCAGGACATTTGCCTTCCGAGGATTCAATTTATTCATCAATTCGAATTACCCGCAGCCGTTTGCCAAGGGCTTTTCTTCTGGGGTGTGAACAGAAAA
This genomic window from Thermodesulfobacteriota bacterium contains:
- a CDS encoding helix-turn-helix domain-containing protein, with the protein product MIAEEKTMSVPQAASLCGVTRTTVNHWIKTKKLHADRSGRNYSVPVKDLFLFLKSTERTIPFELESDHWVPVFKTYRRCWDYWKGTGHGDGCNDCVVLKNQLKVCFTAKNSIRVHCSTSCNECSYYQDICLPRIQFIHQFELPAAVCQGLFFWGVNRKWSKICQMPLKHFPGTGIERIIDQDSLEAVISLIKKLRVEEHVQPINRVYFKKGIKDKLEVILSFFPLNEPRGTFLMLAEPQGLITKYEQFKLGQNTAKEV